Proteins encoded by one window of Winogradskyella sp. PG-2:
- a CDS encoding Nramp family divalent metal transporter → MKKFFKNIGPGPLVAAAFIGPGTVTVCTLAGVNFGYALLWAMVLSIFATVVLQEMAARLGIVSQKGLSEIIRAEIKNPAIRGFAIILILSAIVIGNAAYEAGNISGGALGMQTLFGNPILELGSLKLNIMSLTIGFFAFVLLFIGNYKVLEKVLVFLVLLMSLAFLTTAIITKPNLLEIAKSIIVPKFPEGSILTIIGLIGTTVVPYNLFLHASLAKTKWKNKSDLSFARKDTIMAVVLGGIVSMCIMISASSITNQEISNASDLAKGLEPLFGVNAKYFLSIGLFAAGITSAITAPLAAAFVACGCLGWSANLKSRKFRAVWMFILGLGVVFSTIGFKSIEIIKFAQVANGLLLPIIAGFLLWVMNKSSVLGSYKNSKLQNILGVVIQVINIFLGVKGILSVFKLI, encoded by the coding sequence ATGAAAAAGTTTTTTAAGAATATTGGCCCTGGGCCTTTAGTTGCTGCAGCTTTTATTGGGCCAGGAACTGTTACAGTTTGTACACTTGCAGGTGTTAATTTTGGTTATGCATTGTTGTGGGCAATGGTGTTGTCAATATTTGCTACTGTTGTGCTTCAAGAGATGGCTGCACGCTTAGGTATTGTGTCTCAAAAAGGGTTGTCAGAAATTATAAGAGCTGAAATTAAGAATCCTGCAATACGTGGTTTCGCTATTATTTTAATATTGAGTGCTATCGTTATTGGTAATGCTGCATACGAAGCGGGAAACATAAGTGGTGGAGCATTAGGAATGCAAACATTATTTGGTAATCCTATTTTGGAATTAGGAAGTTTAAAACTTAATATAATGAGCTTAACTATTGGCTTTTTTGCTTTTGTATTGCTTTTTATAGGTAATTATAAAGTATTGGAAAAGGTATTAGTTTTTCTTGTTTTATTGATGAGCCTAGCATTTTTAACAACAGCCATTATTACAAAACCGAATTTATTAGAAATTGCTAAAAGTATAATTGTTCCAAAATTTCCAGAGGGAAGTATTTTAACAATAATTGGTTTGATAGGTACTACTGTAGTGCCATATAATTTATTCTTGCATGCTTCGCTTGCAAAAACAAAATGGAAAAATAAGAGTGATTTAAGTTTTGCAAGAAAAGACACGATTATGGCTGTTGTTTTAGGTGGAATTGTGTCTATGTGTATTATGATATCAGCTTCGTCAATTACAAATCAAGAGATTTCTAATGCATCAGACTTGGCTAAAGGTTTAGAACCTTTGTTTGGTGTTAATGCTAAATATTTTCTTTCTATTGGATTATTTGCTGCTGGTATTACAAGTGCCATAACTGCACCTTTAGCTGCGGCTTTTGTCGCTTGTGGTTGTTTGGGGTGGTCTGCTAATTTAAAGTCAAGAAAGTTTAGAGCGGTTTGGATGTTTATATTAGGTTTAGGAGTTGTATTCTCTACAATTGGTTTTAAATCTATTGAAATTATAAAGTTTGCTCAAGTTGCTAATGGCTTGTTATTACCAATAATAGCTGGTTTTTTACTTTGGGTAATGAATAAATCTTCAGTGTTAGGATCTTATAAAAACTCAAAGCTTCAAAATATATTAGGTGTAGTGATACAAGTAATCAATATATTCTTGGGAGTAAAAGGCATTCTTAGTGTCTTTAAATTAATATAA
- a CDS encoding DUF2891 domain-containing protein: MKNYYLLFFGILILSCNEVKKEITESNVEVDIVKIPILNLEEADRLTQLPLHCMNTEYPNKLNQTIGGDSDLKTPKELHPTFYGCFDWHSAVHGHWSLVSLLKNFPKLDNRAIIEQKLLQNISKGNIKHELLYFEGQYNKSFERTYGWAWLLKLAEELHTWDSEVARELEANLQPLTDLIVHKYIEFLPKLNYPIRVGEHPNTAFGLSFAYDYAATLDNEELATLIENRAKEFYSNDSDCPISWEPSGFDFLSPCLEEAALMKRVLELNDFKVWVNDFMPQLKDESFQLGVGEVSDRTDGKLVHLDGVNFSRAWSLNYIAKDLPEYKHLGNVANQHINYSLPSIVGDSYEGGHWLGSFAIYALNSIND, encoded by the coding sequence ATGAAAAACTATTACCTATTATTTTTTGGAATTTTAATTCTTAGTTGTAATGAAGTAAAGAAAGAGATAACAGAGTCTAATGTTGAAGTTGATATTGTTAAGATACCTATCCTCAATTTAGAGGAGGCAGATAGACTTACTCAACTACCACTGCATTGTATGAATACTGAATATCCGAATAAACTTAATCAAACTATAGGAGGAGATTCTGACTTAAAAACACCTAAAGAGTTACATCCAACTTTTTATGGTTGTTTTGATTGGCACTCGGCCGTTCATGGTCATTGGAGTTTGGTGAGTTTGCTAAAGAATTTTCCTAAATTAGATAATAGAGCCATCATTGAGCAAAAACTACTTCAAAATATATCTAAAGGGAATATAAAACACGAGCTTTTGTATTTTGAAGGACAGTATAATAAATCTTTTGAACGCACTTATGGTTGGGCATGGTTACTAAAACTTGCTGAAGAATTACACACGTGGGATAGCGAAGTAGCTAGAGAATTAGAGGCTAACCTTCAACCATTGACAGATTTAATAGTCCACAAATATATTGAGTTTTTGCCAAAGCTTAATTACCCGATTAGGGTGGGAGAACATCCAAATACAGCTTTTGGATTAAGCTTTGCTTATGACTATGCAGCTACATTAGATAACGAAGAATTGGCGACTTTAATTGAAAATCGAGCAAAAGAGTTTTATAGTAATGATAGTGATTGTCCAATAAGTTGGGAACCTAGTGGTTTTGATTTTCTATCACCTTGTTTAGAAGAAGCAGCTTTAATGAAACGTGTCTTAGAGTTAAACGATTTTAAAGTTTGGGTTAACGATTTTATGCCTCAACTAAAAGATGAATCATTTCAATTAGGTGTAGGTGAAGTATCAGATAGAACCGATGGAAAGCTAGTTCATCTCGATGGTGTCAATTTCTCCAGAGCTTGGAGTTTAAATTATATTGCTAAAGATTTACCAGAATATAAACATCTTGGTAATGTGGCTAACCAACATATCAATTATTCCTTACCAAGTATAGTTGGTGATAGCTATGAAGGTGGTCATTGGTTAGGTAGTTTTGCTATTTATGCGCTCAATTCTATAAATGACTAA